Proteins from a genomic interval of Zingiber officinale cultivar Zhangliang chromosome 2A, Zo_v1.1, whole genome shotgun sequence:
- the LOC122040416 gene encoding uncharacterized protein LOC122040416 isoform X1: MPSVCRNGGYGECFSIKRVSIALSGPLDDCLKLLRGQWDEKKLVGLLLTSKLCHGDDTTAVLKVYDAVGACFLQRLILTGMGKGSGGFGSAEDKEPYLRLSITFLTALCLVPEIASYEEMVSKVPLVAEIVTKSSDPCCCCFG; the protein is encoded by the exons ATGCCGAGCGTTTGCCGGAATGGAGGTTATGGCGAGTGCTTCTCCATTAAAAGGGTTAGCATT GCATTGAGTGGACCCTTGGATGATTGTTTGAAGCTGTTGAGAGGCCAGTGGGATGAGAAAAAGCTGGTCGGTCTCCTTCTCACCTCAAAACTCTGTCATGGGGACGACACAACTGCTGTTCTAAAGGTCTATGATGCTGTCGGTGCTTGTTTTCTTCAGAGACTCATCTTAACCG GTATGGGAAAGGGATCTGGTGGGTTTGGTAGTGCGGAGGATAAAGAGCCATATTTGAGGCTCTCCATCACCTTTCTTACTGCATTGTGTCTGGTGCCAGAAATTGCTTCATATGAGGAAATGGTCTCTAAAGTTCCTCTTGTAGCTGAAATAGTTACAAAATC GTCTGACCCTTGTTGCTGTTGCTTCGGATAG
- the LOC122040416 gene encoding uncharacterized protein LOC122040416 isoform X2: MPSVCRNGGYGECFSIKRALSGPLDDCLKLLRGQWDEKKLVGLLLTSKLCHGDDTTAVLKVYDAVGACFLQRLILTGMGKGSGGFGSAEDKEPYLRLSITFLTALCLVPEIASYEEMVSKVPLVAEIVTKSSDPCCCCFG, from the exons ATGCCGAGCGTTTGCCGGAATGGAGGTTATGGCGAGTGCTTCTCCATTAAAAGG GCATTGAGTGGACCCTTGGATGATTGTTTGAAGCTGTTGAGAGGCCAGTGGGATGAGAAAAAGCTGGTCGGTCTCCTTCTCACCTCAAAACTCTGTCATGGGGACGACACAACTGCTGTTCTAAAGGTCTATGATGCTGTCGGTGCTTGTTTTCTTCAGAGACTCATCTTAACCG GTATGGGAAAGGGATCTGGTGGGTTTGGTAGTGCGGAGGATAAAGAGCCATATTTGAGGCTCTCCATCACCTTTCTTACTGCATTGTGTCTGGTGCCAGAAATTGCTTCATATGAGGAAATGGTCTCTAAAGTTCCTCTTGTAGCTGAAATAGTTACAAAATC GTCTGACCCTTGTTGCTGTTGCTTCGGATAG